In one Bacillus sp. Marseille-P3661 genomic region, the following are encoded:
- the ctaF gene encoding cytochrome c oxidase subunit IVB, with protein MGINSNSSVQTENLKYRKAKNKEEMKQQLIVFSLTIFLTVIAFAAVAFADTISAWFIGPFILLLAVVQCMFQLFYFMHMSHKGHEAPIVFIFSGVLFVIIIIAGLMLLTWW; from the coding sequence ATGGGAATCAATTCAAATTCATCAGTTCAAACTGAAAATTTAAAGTATCGTAAAGCTAAGAATAAAGAAGAAATGAAACAACAGCTTATTGTATTCTCATTAACAATCTTTCTAACAGTTATTGCTTTTGCAGCTGTGGCTTTTGCTGATACAATTAGTGCTTGGTTTATCGGTCCATTCATTTTATTGTTAGCTGTTGTACAATGTATGTTTCAATTATTTTATTTCATGCACATGTCACATAAAGGACATGAAGCACCAATTGTATTTATCTTTTCAGGAGTATTGTTCGTAATCATTATTATTGCGGGACTAATGCTTCTAACTTGGTGGTAA
- the ctaG gene encoding cytochrome c oxidase assembly factor CtaG — translation MEKLEIFGFQAMWSPGYLLFTLVLGIFYILLVKGVIFRGTDKENEGVSSKQIFYFITAVVLLYIVKGSPVDLLGHLNFSMHMVQMSVLYLVCTPLFIMGTPNWLLRKVLQIKGIAKLENALTKPLIALLLFNGVFSFYHFPFIFDVIKTSTILHALVTGLLFLCAFVMWWPLICPLPEFQKLSGLKKLGYIFADGILLTPACALIIFANEPLFTTYSDPAAWAKALELCVPAGMLANIDLSGPQMFSWLAPLDDQQLGGVIMKIIQEIVYGITLGAVFFQWVREEKKKDAEEQMSMSPTPQFIK, via the coding sequence TTGGAAAAGTTGGAAATATTTGGATTCCAAGCGATGTGGAGTCCAGGTTATCTTTTATTTACGTTGGTATTAGGTATTTTCTATATACTACTTGTTAAGGGTGTCATATTCAGAGGTACTGATAAAGAAAATGAAGGTGTGTCGTCTAAACAAATTTTCTATTTCATAACTGCGGTTGTTTTGTTATATATTGTTAAAGGGAGCCCTGTCGATTTACTAGGTCACTTGAATTTTAGTATGCATATGGTGCAGATGTCTGTTTTATATTTGGTATGTACCCCATTATTTATCATGGGTACGCCCAATTGGTTACTGCGAAAAGTATTGCAAATTAAAGGTATTGCTAAATTAGAGAATGCATTAACTAAACCACTAATTGCATTATTATTATTTAATGGTGTCTTTTCTTTTTATCATTTTCCGTTTATATTTGATGTAATAAAAACTAGTACTATTCTTCATGCTCTTGTAACAGGATTATTATTTTTATGTGCTTTCGTGATGTGGTGGCCACTAATTTGTCCGTTACCGGAATTTCAAAAATTAAGCGGACTAAAAAAATTAGGTTATATATTTGCTGATGGTATACTTTTAACACCAGCATGTGCGCTAATAATATTTGCTAATGAGCCATTATTTACGACGTATTCGGATCCTGCTGCATGGGCAAAAGCTTTAGAATTATGTGTTCCTGCCGGTATGCTTGCTAATATAGACTTAAGTGGACCGCAAATGTTTTCATGGCTAGCTCCATTAGATGACCAGCAGCTTGGTGGTGTAATAATGAAAATTATTCAAGAAATTGTTTATGGAATTACACTTGGTGCTGTTTTCTTTCAATGGGTTAGAGAAGAAAAGAAAAAAGATGCTGAAGAGCAAATGTCAATGTCACCTACACCACAGTTTATTAAATAA
- a CDS encoding cytochrome (ubi)quinol oxidase subunit III produces MATEQVLTSENFPAEPEKATMEGKNKMIGFWLFLGGETVLFATLFGTYLALRNSTANGPSGEELFSLPLTFLATMLLLFSSLTSVYAMYQMKNNEYGKMQLWMWITVLLGLGFLILEIYEFNHYVHEGLKYTTSAFSSSFYTLVGFHGGHVVFGLCWIITLLIRNSRRGLSLYTAPKFYVASLYWHFIDVVWIFIFTAVYLMGKVG; encoded by the coding sequence ATGGCAACAGAACAAGTTTTAACATCAGAAAACTTTCCAGCTGAACCTGAAAAGGCGACGATGGAAGGGAAAAATAAAATGATCGGCTTTTGGTTATTCCTTGGTGGCGAAACAGTACTTTTTGCAACGTTATTCGGTACTTACCTAGCACTTCGTAATTCAACAGCTAATGGACCATCAGGTGAGGAACTATTTTCATTACCATTAACTTTCCTAGCTACAATGCTTTTATTATTTAGTAGTTTAACTAGTGTATATGCAATGTACCAAATGAAAAATAATGAATATGGCAAGATGCAGCTTTGGATGTGGATCACAGTTCTTTTAGGATTAGGATTCTTAATTTTAGAGATTTATGAGTTTAATCATTATGTACATGAAGGTTTAAAATACACAACAAGTGCATTTTCATCTTCGTTCTATACGCTTGTTGGCTTTCATGGTGGTCACGTAGTATTCGGGTTGTGCTGGATTATCACTCTTTTAATCCGTAACTCAAGACGTGGATTAAGTCTTTATACTGCACCTAAGTTTTATGTTGCAAGTTTATATTGGCATTTTATCGACGTAGTATGGATTTTCATTTTCACTGCTGTATACTTAATGGGAAAGGTGGGGTAA